Sequence from the Terriglobales bacterium genome:
GCGAACGCCTCACTGCCTGACAGCTCATTCATCGACATGGCAAAGCACTGCTTTGCCAAAGAGTTGATGGTCAGGCCGCATGGCGTCTATCCGAAGTACGGCGCTGTTGATCGCGATTATTACGGCTCGGAGTACGACGGCTTCCAGGACATCTTCACCAGCGCACTTTATACCAATTTGGAATGGGGAAGATTCGAGCCTGCGCGCCAGATCCTGGACAACTACTTCACTGACTTTGTCGACGACAAAGGCATGATCAACATGCGCGGTCCGGAGACCGCGCAGTACGGTCTCACGCTCTCGCTGCTCGCGCGCTACTTCAACTACACGCACGACGTAGCGCTGATGGCGAAGCACCACAACAAGATCGCCACCACGGCAAAGATGCTGCTGGAGATGCACGACGAAAGTCTCAAACTGCCGCAGGAGGATCCCGGGTACGGCCTGATTCATGGATGGAGCGAGTCCGATTCGTGCCTTGCGGCAAATCCATCGACGTGGTGGCTGCCTTATTTCGGCAACAGCGCCTTCGCCGCTCGCGGCTTGCGGGATCTCGCACGTGCATGGCCGGGAATGTCTACGTCCCATTCTGGAACCGCGGCAAAGCAGGAAGCGGACGAATGGTTGAAGCGCAGTAAGACGCTGCAGGACGCTACCATTGCCAGCATGCAGAAGGATATCTGGAAAGACCAGAATCCACCGTATATCGGCACGTATCCGGGCACAAAGCTGATGTTCCGCGATTCACTGGCCAAGGAGCGTCCCAGCCCGCAGCAATGGGCGCATCGTCCTTATAGCGAGCTGCTGCAGGCGGATGTTTTACCGGCAGACTTGGCAAACACGGTGGTCGATTGCATGAGAGCCTACGGAGCGACGACGCTGGGCGTCGTCGCCAACGTAGGCGCTCCTCGTGCCGGGTCACGCGCCATCTTGGGATTTATTTCTTACGGCTACGCCCAGATGTTGCTTCGTCTCGATCGCGTCGAGGAGTATCTGCTGTTTCTCTATTCCCATCGCTATCACGACCACACACGCGGAAGCTGGGTAGCCGGAGAGGTTTCAGGCATCACTGGCGGAACAGCGCTGTTTTGCATTCCCGCGCAGCAAACGATTCCTCTGCTGCTGCGGTGGGCGCTGGTGCTTGAAGATTCCGACGAAGACCGTATTTACTTCGGGAAAGGACTTGCTCGGAGCTGGGTCGGTTCGGGAAAACCGGCCAGTATTGAAAAGGCGCCGACTCGCTGGGGACGCGTCAGCTTCCATTTAGCCTCGCAACCCGAGCAGAAGAGAATGCGTGCTGTGGCGGAGTTGGCCACCGCCGGATCTCCGAAAGAAATTCAGGTGAAGCTGCGTGTGCCAAAAGACGTTCAATTGAAATCTGTGACGGTAAACGGTCGCGCGGCCAAGCTGGCAGGCCTGCACAATGACACGGTCGTAATCCCCACCGGCAGGGAACGCCAGTTCGAAGTTGTTGGCGAGTGGAGCTAACGGCTCATGCGGCTGCCGGCGCGCGGTGCGCTTCAGATCATCGCAGTCGCGGTTCTGCACTGTACGCTGCTGTACAGTGCGGAAGCTCCTGCGGCTGCTCCTCAATTCCATGTTCAGTTCGATCGCGCGGGAATTACCAGCCTCAAATTTGTCGATGATAAGTTCGATACCGACTACATCGCGGACGAAGCAACGTTGGGAGACGTGCGCATCCGCTACAAGATGGGCGAGAACGAGTGG
This genomic interval carries:
- a CDS encoding Tat pathway signal protein, with the protein product ANASLPDSSFIDMAKHCFAKELMVRPHGVYPKYGAVDRDYYGSEYDGFQDIFTSALYTNLEWGRFEPARQILDNYFTDFVDDKGMINMRGPETAQYGLTLSLLARYFNYTHDVALMAKHHNKIATTAKMLLEMHDESLKLPQEDPGYGLIHGWSESDSCLAANPSTWWLPYFGNSAFAARGLRDLARAWPGMSTSHSGTAAKQEADEWLKRSKTLQDATIASMQKDIWKDQNPPYIGTYPGTKLMFRDSLAKERPSPQQWAHRPYSELLQADVLPADLANTVVDCMRAYGATTLGVVANVGAPRAGSRAILGFISYGYAQMLLRLDRVEEYLLFLYSHRYHDHTRGSWVAGEVSGITGGTALFCIPAQQTIPLLLRWALVLEDSDEDRIYFGKGLARSWVGSGKPASIEKAPTRWGRVSFHLASQPEQKRMRAVAELATAGSPKEIQVKLRVPKDVQLKSVTVNGRAAKLAGLHNDTVVIPTGRERQFEVVGEWS